The genomic region AATGTTTGAGACCGCTTTGCGCCTGCGCGGCTTTAACGCCACGATCGAACTGATAGGGCGGCTCGGCGCAGTATTTTTGGCCATCGGCGGGTTTCTCTATGGTCTAAAATTGATCAACCGCGATTTCCGCGCCCGCATCTCGGTCGAGCGTTGGATTCTTGCCTTTTTGATCTTTGCCTCCACTATCGCCATTTTGACCACTGTTGGCATTCTGTCAGCCATCACATTCCCCACATTAGCCTTTTTCAAGGAATACGGGATTTTCAATTTCCTCTTTGGGATGGAGTGGGCCCCTGCAGGTGATGTTGCAGGCGCGCCTGAGGGGCCAGATGGCAGCTATGTCTCGGCGCTTGGCTTTTTGCCTTTGATATGGGGCACGCTTTACATTGCGCTTGTGGCACTTTTGGTTGCGGTTCCCTTAGGCCTCTCTGCGGCAATCTACCTGTCGGAATTCGCCCCAAGCGCGCTACGCGCCACGATCAAACCCGCGCTAGAGATCCTCGCGGGGATCCCGACAATCGTTTATGGTATCTTCGCCCTTGTGACAGTCGGCCCGTTTTTGCAGGCGGTGGTGGGGTCAACGATTATGCCCAACACGGTCTCTGTTCTGACCGCAGGCGTGGTGATGGGGATGATGTTGGTGCCGTTCGTCTCGTCATTGTCCGATGATGTGATCAATGCCGTGCCACAGGCGATGCGGGATGGCTCGCTTGGTCTGGGGGCGACACCCGCGGAAACGGTGACCAAGGTGATCTTGCCTGCCGCGCTGCCTGGCATTGTGGGCGCCATCGTTTTGGCCGCGTCCCGCGCGATTGGGGAAACCATGATTGTGGTTCTGGCCGCAGGCGCGCTGTCTTCGGTCACAGGGTTGGAGCCAAACCCATTCGGGGCGGTTGTGACTGTGACAACCCGCATTGTGGCCGTTCTCACGGGCGAGGGGTCAGGGTTCGACTCGATTGATGTTCTGGCGGTTTTCGCGCTGGCCTTTACACTCTTCTTCGTCACGCTGGGGTTGAACCTGCTCGCACAGCGGATTGTTGCCAAATATCGGGAGCAGTATGACTGATGACTGATCTGTCCAACCCCTCTGATCTGCCAAAGCGCAGGATGCAATCGTTGTATGCCCGCTCAGAACAGGTGCAAAAGCGCCACCAAAAGGGTCTTGCGCTGCGGATTCTTGGCATCTCGGCCATCACAGTGGTTTTGTTTTTCCTATGTGTGCTTCTGTGGTCAATCGTCTCGCGCGGCATTCCCGCGCTCTGGCAATATCAAGCCGAGATTGAACTCTATTACGACCCTGCAATTCTGAATGAAAACGGGGGCG from Rhodobacterales bacterium HKCCA1288 harbors:
- the pstC gene encoding phosphate ABC transporter permease subunit PstC, which produces MPLTISISLVLALIAVLAIVGFFIGRARAISVANGVESSLHSLPKQHGMHVALAASVPALIFIILWSIGSGIASNSYTASIIDPNAPELQLSADVTDGLPQDEIDVRLAAQRDLFVANVKGLAVAIDGYIANGNATEADVEGWRVDFTPLAQRLRDDGQIIGANISQKMFETALRLRGFNATIELIGRLGAVFLAIGGFLYGLKLINRDFRARISVERWILAFLIFASTIAILTTVGILSAITFPTLAFFKEYGIFNFLFGMEWAPAGDVAGAPEGPDGSYVSALGFLPLIWGTLYIALVALLVAVPLGLSAAIYLSEFAPSALRATIKPALEILAGIPTIVYGIFALVTVGPFLQAVVGSTIMPNTVSVLTAGVVMGMMLVPFVSSLSDDVINAVPQAMRDGSLGLGATPAETVTKVILPAALPGIVGAIVLAASRAIGETMIVVLAAGALSSVTGLEPNPFGAVVTVTTRIVAVLTGEGSGFDSIDVLAVFALAFTLFFVTLGLNLLAQRIVAKYREQYD